From a single Ignavibacteria bacterium genomic region:
- a CDS encoding T9SS type A sorting domain-containing protein: MKMIALFILLASTLAFSQIPNGDFETWNSDGPSGWATPNAPMLPQLVTQSPNAKTGSFAVKGEVVQWSPGLVVAPFIQSGDDASGFPYTQRPVKFTGNYILNPVGSDRLSVSVLLMKNGELVGIAARTYSTATQNYLPLEVPFQYMNDDTPDTCVVTISIIGPVAGSDYHLGTSFLVDDLKFSDSPVSVEEELNNPKAFSLMQNYPNPFNPSTVIRFNLQASGMVELGIFNAAGEKVAELVNGQMESGNHEISFNAQNLPSGTYFYRLTSGNITETKKMLLIK, encoded by the coding sequence ATGAAAATGATCGCATTATTTATACTATTGGCATCAACTCTGGCATTCAGTCAGATACCGAACGGTGATTTTGAAACATGGAACAGCGACGGTCCCTCGGGATGGGCAACACCAAATGCTCCAATGTTACCGCAGTTGGTTACTCAATCACCCAATGCAAAAACAGGCAGTTTTGCCGTAAAAGGAGAAGTGGTTCAGTGGTCACCGGGTCTCGTCGTGGCTCCCTTCATCCAGTCGGGTGACGATGCCTCCGGTTTTCCATATACCCAAAGGCCTGTCAAGTTTACCGGCAACTACATACTCAACCCTGTGGGGAGTGACAGACTTTCCGTATCAGTGTTGTTGATGAAAAACGGTGAACTGGTTGGAATCGCAGCCCGTACATATTCTACTGCAACACAAAACTATCTGCCACTTGAAGTACCGTTTCAGTACATGAACGATGACACACCGGATACCTGCGTAGTTACAATCAGCATTATCGGTCCTGTAGCGGGAAGTGACTACCACCTCGGAACCTCATTTCTTGTCGACGACCTGAAGTTTTCCGATTCCCCTGTTTCAGTAGAAGAAGAACTTAACAATCCGAAAGCCTTCAGTTTAATGCAAAATTATCCTAATCCTTTCAATCCGTCTACTGTTATCAGATTTAACCTGCAGGCAAGTGGAATGGTTGAACTGGGTATATTCAATGCAGCAGGTGAAAAAGTGGCAGAACTCGTGAACGGTCAGATGGAGTCGGGCAATCACGAAATAAGTTTTAATGCGCAGAATCTGCCGAGTGGCACCTATTTTTATCGCCTTACATCAGGGAACATCACTGAAACAAAGAAAATGCTCCTTATAAAGTGA